One Synechococcus sp. PROS-9-1 DNA window includes the following coding sequences:
- the lysS gene encoding lysine--tRNA ligase: MSELRETRLEKANALKAQGQEPYALRFDLTDRMARLQADHADLANGTERDLKVSVAGRVMTRRVMGKLAFFTLADETGTIQLFLEKATLGDSFAQLSSLVDAGDLIGVHGSLRRTDRGELSVKVSEWQMLTKSLQPLPDKWHGLADVEKRYRQRYLDLIVTPQSRETFRRRAMAVSAIRRWLDERDFLEIETPVLQSEAGGAEARPFITHHNTLDLPLYLRIATELHLKRLVVGGFERVYELGRIFRNEGVSTRHNPEFTSVEVYQAYADYNDMMTLTEQLIASVCEQVCGTTRISYQGVDVDLTPSWRRATMYELVQEATGLDFASFKTREAAVEAMRAANLPAPDKADTVGRLLNEAFEHAVEPKLIQPTFVLDYPQEISPLARKHRSKPGLVERFELFIVGRETANAFSELTDPLDQRGRMELQQERRAAGDVEASGVDEDFIQALEVGMPPTGGLGIGIDRLVMLLTDSPSIRDVIAFPLMRPEG, from the coding sequence TTGTCTGAACTTCGTGAGACCCGCTTGGAGAAGGCGAATGCTCTCAAAGCACAGGGGCAAGAGCCGTATGCGCTGCGTTTTGATCTCACTGATCGCATGGCTCGCTTGCAAGCCGATCATGCTGATCTTGCGAACGGCACCGAGCGCGACCTAAAGGTTTCGGTTGCTGGCCGGGTGATGACCCGCCGGGTGATGGGCAAGCTTGCATTTTTCACCCTGGCGGACGAAACGGGAACGATCCAGTTGTTCCTGGAAAAAGCAACGCTTGGAGACAGCTTTGCTCAGCTCAGTTCCTTGGTGGATGCCGGAGACCTCATCGGAGTTCATGGCAGCTTGCGGCGCACAGATCGCGGTGAATTGTCCGTGAAGGTGAGTGAATGGCAGATGCTCACCAAGTCTCTTCAGCCTCTGCCAGATAAATGGCATGGCCTCGCGGATGTGGAGAAGCGCTATCGCCAGCGCTATCTGGATTTGATCGTGACGCCGCAGTCCCGTGAGACGTTCCGGCGTCGGGCGATGGCCGTGAGTGCAATCCGCCGTTGGTTGGATGAACGCGACTTTCTAGAGATCGAAACACCGGTCTTGCAGTCCGAGGCCGGAGGCGCTGAGGCGCGACCGTTCATCACGCATCACAACACCCTCGATCTGCCTCTCTACTTGCGGATTGCCACGGAGCTCCATCTCAAACGGCTCGTGGTGGGTGGTTTTGAACGGGTGTATGAGCTTGGGCGGATCTTTCGCAACGAAGGGGTGAGCACGCGCCACAACCCTGAATTCACGTCGGTGGAGGTGTATCAGGCCTATGCCGATTACAACGACATGATGACGCTCACCGAACAGCTGATTGCTTCGGTGTGTGAGCAGGTGTGCGGTACAACCCGCATCAGCTACCAGGGCGTGGACGTGGACCTGACGCCGTCTTGGAGGCGCGCCACGATGTATGAACTTGTGCAGGAGGCCACTGGCCTTGATTTCGCCAGCTTCAAGACCCGTGAGGCGGCTGTGGAGGCGATGCGAGCCGCCAATCTCCCGGCGCCGGATAAGGCCGACACCGTTGGACGGCTCTTGAACGAAGCGTTTGAGCATGCTGTGGAACCGAAGTTGATCCAGCCCACCTTTGTGCTCGATTACCCGCAGGAAATTTCACCTCTGGCTCGTAAACATCGCAGCAAGCCCGGCCTAGTGGAGCGGTTTGAGTTGTTCATCGTGGGCCGAGAAACGGCCAATGCCTTTAGTGAGCTCACGGATCCTTTGGATCAAAGAGGGCGTATGGAGCTCCAGCAGGAGCGTCGTGCTGCTGGAGATGTGGAAGCCAGCGGAGTGGATGAGGATTTCATCCAGGCCCTCGAAGTGGGGATGCCCCCCACTGGTGGACTTGGAATCGGGATTGATCGCTTGGTGATGCTGCTCACCGATAGCCCCTCGATTCGGGATGTCATTGCCTTTCCGTTGATGCGACCGGAGGGGTGA
- a CDS encoding hercynine metabolism protein: MSPTWLDNLERSLEERLEQFLRSNPSQDQLLQEQHLQDRQRDLHNRRGQQQLQARELRRQLLTLAEQVQAWTKRGEKARGAGALELAQRADQHVVGLMQQGRELWNEFEALGLQFAELEEQLNSLKSQGQQSSSRLRLDEDWALFEAQQELEELRRSKGLS; the protein is encoded by the coding sequence ATGAGCCCCACCTGGCTGGACAACCTCGAACGCAGCCTGGAAGAACGGCTGGAACAGTTTTTGCGCAGCAATCCCAGCCAGGATCAATTACTGCAGGAACAGCACCTTCAAGACCGCCAAAGGGATCTTCACAATCGTCGCGGGCAGCAGCAACTCCAAGCGAGGGAATTACGCCGCCAACTGCTCACGCTCGCCGAACAGGTCCAAGCCTGGACAAAGCGGGGCGAGAAAGCACGTGGGGCTGGCGCCCTTGAACTCGCGCAACGGGCTGATCAGCATGTTGTTGGTCTGATGCAGCAAGGTCGCGAGCTCTGGAACGAGTTCGAGGCCCTGGGCCTTCAGTTCGCCGAACTCGAAGAGCAGCTCAACAGCCTTAAAAGTCAAGGACAGCAATCCTCATCAAGGCTTCGCCTGGATGAGGATTGGGCCCTATTCGAAGCACAACAAGAGCTCGAAGAGCTGAGGCGCAGCAAAGGGCTCAGCTAA
- a CDS encoding hercynine metabolism small protein: MSRDEQRATVRLQRETLIEELETVYRNAFDRLGALELGEGSVARLTQLLLRSREGAINPLEQEIEAPLITSAPDPIP, from the coding sequence ATGAGTCGCGACGAGCAACGGGCCACAGTCCGTTTACAACGAGAGACCCTGATCGAAGAGCTGGAAACGGTGTACCGCAACGCCTTCGATCGTTTGGGTGCTCTTGAGCTCGGGGAGGGCTCGGTCGCCCGTCTCACCCAGCTATTGCTCCGTTCACGGGAAGGTGCGATCAATCCGCTGGAGCAGGAAATCGAAGCTCCATTGATCACGAGCGCACCGGATCCAATCCCATGA
- the egtD gene encoding L-histidine N(alpha)-methyltransferase, which yields MTTTSQQTDQKPELIDLHPPAADMEQLVRIGLNRCPRQLPAWFLYDEEGSRLFDRICEQPEYSLTRTEIALLELAAPEIALAIGGGVIVEFGAGSAQKVGPLLDAIHPAAYVALDISAEHLGKATAALQQRHPGVPMLGICCDHSTLKAVPEHPLLRDQRRIGFFPGSSLGNFEQHDAVRLLRHFKQLLKGGPLLLGLDQPKSKVRLEAAYNDAAGISAAFARNLLHRLNADLGANFDPQSFQYQARWQADQQRVQMALISSCDQVVRIADHSWTFRCDEPLITEYSLKYSPERAVALAQQAGWRWVRRWHDPDDDLSLHLLEATD from the coding sequence ATGACCACCACCTCTCAACAGACTGATCAAAAACCCGAACTGATCGACCTCCATCCGCCAGCAGCGGATATGGAACAGCTCGTGCGGATCGGGCTCAATCGTTGTCCCCGCCAACTCCCGGCTTGGTTTCTCTATGACGAGGAGGGCTCACGCCTGTTCGATCGCATCTGTGAGCAACCCGAATACAGCCTCACGCGCACCGAAATTGCTCTGCTCGAGTTGGCTGCCCCCGAGATTGCGTTAGCCATCGGTGGAGGGGTGATTGTTGAATTCGGGGCTGGCAGCGCCCAAAAAGTAGGGCCTCTTCTCGACGCGATCCATCCCGCCGCCTACGTGGCCCTCGACATCAGTGCCGAGCATCTAGGCAAGGCCACCGCAGCTCTGCAGCAACGCCACCCAGGGGTGCCGATGCTGGGAATTTGCTGCGATCACAGCACGCTTAAAGCAGTGCCTGAGCACCCATTGCTGCGAGATCAACGCCGCATCGGTTTCTTTCCCGGCAGCTCGCTCGGCAATTTTGAGCAGCACGATGCCGTCCGGCTACTCCGCCATTTCAAGCAGTTGCTGAAGGGGGGACCTCTCCTGCTTGGTCTGGACCAACCCAAGAGCAAGGTCCGCCTCGAAGCGGCCTACAACGACGCCGCTGGCATCTCAGCCGCCTTTGCACGCAACTTGCTGCATCGCCTCAATGCCGATTTAGGAGCGAATTTTGACCCCCAATCCTTTCAATACCAAGCGCGTTGGCAAGCCGACCAGCAGAGGGTGCAGATGGCCTTGATCAGCAGCTGCGACCAAGTGGTCAGGATCGCCGATCACAGTTGGACGTTCAGGTGCGATGAACCACTGATCACCGAATACAGCCTCAAATACAGCCCTGAACGCGCTGTTGCGTTAGCGCAACAGGCCGGATGGCGCTGGGTGCGCCGCTGGCATGATCCAGATGACGATCTCTCCTTACATCTCCTAGAAGCCACAGACTGA
- the egtB gene encoding ergothioneine biosynthesis protein EgtB — protein MDSGTLLSRLMYVRRTSEVLIEPLEAEDLCLQGMADASPPKWHLAHTTWFFETFVLIPHCPGYEGADHRWNYLFNSYYDAVGPRQPRPQRGLLSRPPMAEVIAWRHKVNQALENLLQRKGDSTSPWLELVELGLQHEQQHQELMLMDLLDAFSRQPLEPAYRTDWHEPKASPNDGTTPVWLQCAGGLVEIGQDTQQHSSTNNAHRFHFDNEEPRHRVWLEPYDLADRLVSNGDYRAFIEDGGYMRPELWMSEGWAIRTERQWKAPRYWRQAQCGEQQAWAWEFTLAGRCPLKDHRPVRHLSWFEADAYARWAGARLPTEAEWEMAAQEHGLQLKQSHAELWQWTASPYRPYPGFQAAQGAVGEYNGKFMTSQFVLRGSSQLTPEGHARNTYRNFFAPSSRWMAAGLRLAR, from the coding sequence ATGGACTCCGGCACGCTGCTCAGCCGGCTGATGTACGTGCGCCGCACCAGCGAAGTGTTGATTGAGCCGCTTGAAGCCGAAGACCTCTGCCTCCAGGGCATGGCCGATGCGAGCCCACCCAAATGGCATCTCGCTCATACCACCTGGTTTTTCGAAACCTTTGTTTTGATCCCCCATTGCCCTGGTTACGAAGGGGCAGATCACCGCTGGAACTATCTGTTCAACTCCTATTACGACGCGGTTGGTCCTCGGCAACCCAGACCGCAACGGGGCTTACTCAGCAGGCCACCAATGGCAGAGGTGATCGCTTGGCGGCACAAGGTGAACCAGGCCCTGGAAAACCTGCTCCAACGCAAAGGAGATTCCACCTCCCCCTGGCTGGAGCTCGTGGAACTGGGCCTTCAGCACGAGCAACAGCATCAGGAGTTGATGTTGATGGATCTTCTCGATGCCTTCAGCCGTCAGCCCTTGGAACCGGCTTACCGAACGGATTGGCACGAGCCCAAAGCCTCTCCCAACGATGGGACAACTCCCGTTTGGCTGCAGTGTGCGGGGGGGCTGGTGGAGATCGGTCAAGACACCCAACAACACAGCAGCACCAACAACGCCCATCGCTTCCATTTCGACAATGAGGAACCACGGCATCGCGTTTGGCTCGAGCCCTATGACCTGGCCGATCGCTTAGTGAGCAACGGCGACTACAGAGCTTTTATCGAGGACGGCGGCTATATGCGCCCCGAACTCTGGATGAGTGAAGGCTGGGCCATCCGCACAGAGCGGCAGTGGAAAGCACCGCGTTACTGGCGCCAAGCGCAGTGTGGTGAACAGCAAGCTTGGGCCTGGGAATTCACCCTGGCAGGCCGCTGCCCGTTAAAAGACCATCGCCCTGTGCGTCATCTCAGCTGGTTTGAAGCCGATGCCTACGCGCGTTGGGCGGGAGCCCGCTTACCAACGGAGGCCGAATGGGAGATGGCCGCCCAGGAGCACGGGCTGCAGCTCAAGCAAAGCCATGCTGAGCTTTGGCAATGGACCGCAAGTCCCTACCGGCCCTATCCCGGATTTCAAGCAGCGCAAGGAGCTGTGGGCGAGTACAACGGCAAATTCATGACCTCCCAGTTTGTGTTGCGGGGCAGCAGCCAGCTCACCCCAGAGGGGCATGCCCGCAACACCTACCGCAATTTTTTTGCTCCCTCTAGCCGCTGGATGGCGGCTGGCCTGCGCTTGGCCCGATGA
- a CDS encoding phosphotransferase, whose amino-acid sequence MIGTLLAERYRLDQCLTSDKCAPQGKLWRGADVLASDAPVALRQLQDPEAQDRFRQLWPAMQSVLHPLIPRFGGLLEDLDSLWLVREWQEGSSFGQIQQQRRERQLVFGGGEVLLLLRQLLPVLGVLHGKGLVHGDINPSNLLRRDQDGLPVLLDFGLLQNLGTAPLLGATASYAPRGQGRGEMAAPWMDLHALGVTALTLLSGRAPEALLPVDASEWQCPPGLEIHEGFREVLERLLSEVPGRRFEQAREVLQALKAVPMPESTGPMPSSERTVVLAPVVLDSAEVPAALPQAVGSPSSQPRRRQRADEREVAAEGRLWPVVIALLLSAVVGTAIGWFLLSRGNAPSGVPSTDRDVVGRSPTASLPPAEVDQRQQLLSRLTALQVNRSWFLQVVDASLLARFPERSGRLPSDSLEDAPLRKVWNELANEWLARVEQLPPGLRSRLGTLDPKDWQTQRQALVAQGVNDRVVEQMVSVAANTLLPGVAFGTKPPDPFRQLWYAAALRSLEEVKIERVKARSEIATVLSSRVPADSARLISIEVPANRRLVLGINGTPLMQMTVYAADGSVAAERGPLRVVTLAADVGTPVQVLVTNEGVASGLLTLSCRADLPRVDRNPIADPATGAQGPIEALPEPPGPKPAGVNENVSQELSDQPEAGLLSQ is encoded by the coding sequence GTGATCGGCACTCTGCTGGCTGAGCGCTATCGCTTGGATCAATGTCTGACGTCAGACAAGTGCGCACCCCAGGGCAAGCTTTGGCGTGGCGCCGATGTATTGGCTTCAGATGCTCCAGTGGCACTGCGGCAGCTTCAAGATCCTGAGGCGCAAGACCGGTTTCGTCAGCTTTGGCCAGCGATGCAATCTGTGCTTCACCCGCTGATCCCACGATTCGGAGGACTGCTGGAGGACTTGGATTCGCTCTGGCTGGTGAGGGAGTGGCAAGAAGGATCCAGCTTTGGGCAGATTCAGCAGCAGCGGCGCGAGCGTCAGCTGGTGTTTGGTGGCGGCGAAGTGCTGCTGTTGTTGCGTCAGCTCCTCCCCGTGTTGGGCGTTCTCCATGGCAAGGGACTGGTCCATGGCGACATCAATCCGAGCAATCTTCTGCGCCGTGATCAGGATGGATTGCCGGTTTTGCTGGATTTTGGTCTGCTTCAAAACCTGGGTACCGCTCCGCTCCTAGGCGCCACGGCCAGCTATGCCCCGAGGGGGCAAGGCCGCGGCGAGATGGCAGCGCCATGGATGGATTTGCATGCTTTGGGTGTGACGGCCTTGACGTTGCTGAGCGGGCGGGCGCCTGAGGCTTTGCTGCCGGTGGATGCCAGCGAATGGCAATGTCCCCCAGGCCTCGAAATCCATGAGGGCTTCCGCGAGGTGTTGGAACGCTTGCTCAGTGAGGTTCCAGGGCGTCGTTTTGAGCAGGCAAGGGAGGTTTTACAGGCCTTGAAAGCGGTTCCCATGCCTGAATCGACCGGTCCGATGCCGAGTTCTGAGCGAACGGTCGTGCTCGCGCCTGTGGTGCTGGATTCTGCTGAAGTCCCTGCTGCCCTTCCGCAGGCTGTTGGCTCGCCTTCCTCCCAGCCTCGCCGGCGTCAGCGCGCCGATGAGCGCGAAGTGGCGGCAGAAGGACGGCTATGGCCTGTGGTGATTGCCCTGTTGTTGTCGGCGGTGGTTGGCACGGCTATTGGCTGGTTCCTTCTCAGCCGCGGCAATGCTCCATCTGGTGTGCCATCTACGGATCGAGATGTGGTGGGCCGCTCGCCGACGGCCAGCCTTCCGCCAGCAGAGGTGGATCAGCGTCAACAACTTCTCAGTCGATTAACAGCTCTGCAGGTAAACCGCAGCTGGTTTTTGCAGGTTGTGGATGCCAGCTTGTTAGCCCGTTTCCCGGAGCGGAGCGGTCGCTTACCCAGTGATTCCCTTGAAGATGCTCCCCTGCGCAAGGTTTGGAACGAGCTAGCCAACGAGTGGTTAGCCAGGGTGGAGCAGTTGCCTCCAGGCTTGCGCAGTCGACTGGGGACACTTGATCCAAAGGATTGGCAGACCCAGCGTCAGGCCCTTGTTGCTCAAGGTGTGAATGACAGGGTGGTGGAGCAGATGGTCTCTGTGGCGGCCAACACCCTGCTGCCGGGTGTGGCCTTTGGGACCAAGCCACCCGATCCATTCCGGCAGCTTTGGTACGCCGCTGCCTTGCGCAGTCTGGAGGAGGTGAAGATTGAAAGGGTGAAGGCAAGGTCTGAGATCGCCACAGTTCTGTCCAGTCGAGTACCAGCCGATAGCGCCCGCCTGATTTCGATTGAGGTTCCAGCCAATCGTCGGCTGGTGCTCGGCATTAACGGAACACCGTTGATGCAGATGACCGTCTATGCCGCTGACGGCTCTGTGGCTGCCGAAAGGGGGCCTTTGCGAGTGGTCACCCTGGCGGCTGATGTGGGCACACCTGTGCAGGTGCTCGTAACCAATGAAGGCGTCGCCTCCGGCCTGCTGACCCTGTCTTGTCGAGCAGACCTGCCAAGGGTGGATCGCAATCCGATTGCCGATCCGGCGACTGGAGCGCAGGGACCGATTGAAGCGTTGCCAGAACCTCCTGGCCCGAAGCCAGCGGGCGTGAACGAGAACGTCTCCCAGGAGCTATCCGATCAGCCAGAAGCGGGGCTGCTGAGTCAGTAG
- the smpB gene encoding SsrA-binding protein SmpB has product MGKGGGKKSAAARAAANRLLADNRLARHQYEILETLETGIELLGTEVKSVRAGQANLRDGFCLIRRGELHLHNVHISPHTHASRYFNHEPLRVRRLLAHRREIDKLRGHLEQKGLTLIPLNLHLQGSWIKLTIGLGKGRKLHDKRAAAKDKQVKKETRDAIARY; this is encoded by the coding sequence ATGGGCAAGGGAGGCGGCAAGAAGAGTGCAGCGGCAAGAGCAGCGGCCAATCGCCTGCTGGCCGACAACCGACTGGCAAGGCACCAGTACGAGATTCTCGAAACCCTAGAAACGGGAATCGAACTTCTGGGGACCGAGGTGAAGTCGGTGCGTGCTGGGCAGGCCAATCTTCGCGATGGCTTCTGCCTGATCAGGCGCGGAGAACTGCACCTTCACAACGTTCATATCTCCCCGCACACCCATGCCAGCCGCTATTTCAATCACGAGCCACTGCGGGTGAGGCGCCTCCTCGCCCATCGCCGCGAAATCGACAAATTACGGGGTCACCTGGAGCAAAAAGGGCTCACCCTGATTCCCCTCAACCTGCACCTGCAGGGGTCATGGATCAAGCTGACAATCGGCTTGGGCAAGGGACGCAAGCTCCATGACAAGCGGGCCGCTGCCAAAGACAAGCAGGTCAAGAAAGAAACCCGGGACGCCATAGCCCGCTACTGA
- the ruvB gene encoding Holliday junction branch migration DNA helicase RuvB, whose product MAIVSSNAGSSKGAPRPKPSRVVDATCQQDETAELSATKEDGLRPRRFDDYIGQRELKQVLGIAIQAAMGRGEALDHVLLYGPPGLGKTTMAMVLAEELGVTCRITSAPALERPRDIVGLLVNLQPKEVLFIDEIHRLTRVAEELLYPAMEDRRLDLTVGKGSTARTRALELPPFTLVGATTRAGALSSPLRDRFGLIQRLEFYGQDDLQAIVMRAAGLLKLQLSPEACAEIARRCRGTPRIANRLLRRVRDVACVREVSGCIDVQLVDEALTLHRVDGKGLDASDRRLLELLLQSHGGGPVGLDTLAAALGEDPTTLEAVVEPYLLQLGFLQRTPRGRVVTPAGRGHLGWPADEGDAA is encoded by the coding sequence ATGGCGATTGTTTCTTCCAACGCTGGATCCTCCAAGGGAGCTCCCCGACCGAAGCCGTCGCGGGTGGTGGATGCAACGTGCCAACAGGATGAAACGGCCGAGCTGAGCGCCACGAAGGAAGACGGCCTGAGGCCGCGTCGTTTTGACGATTACATCGGTCAGCGCGAACTTAAGCAGGTGCTTGGGATTGCCATTCAGGCGGCGATGGGTCGGGGTGAGGCCCTCGACCATGTGTTGCTGTATGGCCCTCCGGGCTTGGGTAAAACCACCATGGCGATGGTGTTGGCAGAGGAATTAGGGGTCACCTGCCGGATCACCAGCGCTCCGGCTCTGGAGCGTCCACGCGACATTGTTGGCCTGCTCGTGAATTTGCAGCCGAAGGAGGTGCTCTTTATTGATGAGATTCATCGGCTCACCCGCGTTGCCGAAGAGCTCCTCTATCCGGCAATGGAAGACCGACGCCTCGATCTCACCGTTGGCAAAGGCAGTACGGCGCGAACGCGTGCCTTGGAGTTGCCGCCCTTCACCCTGGTGGGCGCCACCACAAGGGCCGGTGCACTCAGCTCTCCCCTGCGCGATCGCTTTGGACTGATTCAGCGGCTGGAGTTTTACGGACAAGACGATCTCCAAGCGATTGTGATGCGGGCGGCTGGTCTGTTGAAGCTGCAGCTTTCCCCGGAGGCTTGCGCCGAGATTGCCCGACGTTGTCGGGGCACCCCCCGGATTGCTAACCGTCTGTTGCGCCGGGTGCGGGATGTGGCCTGTGTGCGTGAGGTGTCTGGCTGCATCGATGTGCAGTTGGTGGATGAAGCGCTCACGCTGCATCGTGTGGATGGCAAGGGCCTTGATGCCAGTGACCGTCGCCTTTTGGAACTATTGCTTCAGTCCCATGGCGGCGGTCCCGTCGGTCTCGACACCTTGGCCGCGGCGCTTGGTGAGGATCCCACCACCCTGGAAGCGGTGGTGGAGCCCTATTTGCTTCAGCTCGGCTTTCTACAGCGCACTCCCCGGGGACGGGTGGTTACGCCCGCTGGCCGAGGCCATCTGGGATGGCCCGCGGATGAGGGAGATGCGGCATGA
- a CDS encoding tetratricopeptide repeat protein, whose amino-acid sequence MSFDLKRWFSVLLVAFGVVALLGADPAFAESLPNGQHRQLFEQALRFSRQGDPQRALEGWDRVLELAPDDAAAWSNRGNVRLVLGDTEGAIADQTKAIELAPEESDPHLNRGTAEEALQDWTAAEQDYNWILKRDPQDASALYNLGNVRGSEGDWKSAESLYGRAAEARPGFAMARSSRALALYQLEAFDDAEREMRNLIRRYPMFADARAGLSALLWIRGSKGEAESNWAAASGLDPSYREADWLLQVRRWPPRPVADLQRLLALESP is encoded by the coding sequence ATGAGCTTTGATCTCAAGCGTTGGTTCTCCGTTTTGTTAGTTGCCTTCGGGGTTGTGGCGCTGCTTGGGGCTGATCCAGCTTTTGCTGAATCGCTTCCTAATGGTCAGCACCGTCAATTGTTTGAACAGGCCCTGCGCTTCAGCCGTCAGGGCGACCCGCAGAGGGCCCTCGAGGGATGGGATCGGGTGCTGGAGCTGGCTCCGGATGACGCTGCTGCCTGGAGCAACCGCGGCAATGTTCGTTTGGTTTTAGGTGACACCGAGGGGGCGATCGCTGATCAAACCAAGGCGATCGAGCTCGCCCCAGAAGAATCGGACCCCCACCTCAATCGAGGCACGGCTGAGGAGGCCTTGCAGGATTGGACGGCAGCCGAGCAGGATTACAACTGGATTTTGAAGCGGGATCCTCAAGATGCTTCGGCGCTCTACAACCTCGGCAATGTGCGTGGCTCTGAAGGCGACTGGAAATCCGCTGAAAGCCTTTATGGGCGTGCCGCTGAGGCTCGTCCTGGGTTTGCGATGGCGCGCTCCAGCAGGGCGCTGGCTCTTTACCAACTTGAGGCCTTTGACGACGCTGAGCGGGAGATGCGCAACTTGATCCGTCGTTATCCGATGTTTGCGGATGCGCGCGCTGGTTTAAGTGCCTTGCTTTGGATCCGTGGCTCTAAGGGCGAGGCCGAAAGCAACTGGGCGGCGGCTTCTGGCTTGGATCCCAGTTATCGCGAAGCCGATTGGTTGCTCCAGGTGCGGCGCTGGCCGCCACGCCCTGTTGCTGATTTACAGCGTTTGCTGGCTCTGGAGAGTCCATGA
- a CDS encoding amidohydrolase, whose amino-acid sequence MTTTTPLLKARLEAILPELIELRRHLHAHPELSGEEHQTAALISGELRQCGWRVREGVGRTGVLAELGPQSGPQLGLRVDMDALPVEERTGLAYASLRQGVMHACGHDLHSCIGLGVARLLAQEASLPVGMRLLFQPAEEIAQGARWMRSDGATDGLSALFGVHVFPSLPVGTIGLRSGSLTAAAGELEIEVIGEGGHGARPHQSVDAIWIAARVVSGLQEAISRRLDALHPVVVSFGKIEGGKAFNVIADRVTLLGTVRCLSADLHERLPAWIEETVQAICGSFGATALVRYRCIAPPVRNDPALTALLERSAVDQLGAENVQRLDQPSLGAEDFAELLQDVPGSMFRLGVAGPDGCAALHNGHFNPEEGALGVGVQVLTAAMLAWTPTP is encoded by the coding sequence ATGACCACCACTACACCTCTTCTAAAAGCAAGGCTTGAGGCGATCTTGCCCGAGTTGATCGAGCTGCGTCGCCATCTCCATGCGCATCCGGAACTGAGCGGGGAAGAACACCAGACCGCGGCCCTCATTTCTGGAGAGTTGCGTCAGTGCGGCTGGCGTGTTCGTGAAGGGGTGGGGCGCACCGGTGTGCTGGCGGAGCTTGGGCCTCAGAGCGGTCCGCAGTTGGGTTTGCGTGTGGATATGGATGCTTTACCGGTGGAGGAGCGCACGGGTTTGGCCTATGCCTCCCTGCGGCAAGGGGTCATGCACGCCTGCGGCCATGACTTGCACAGTTGTATCGGCTTGGGGGTTGCGCGTTTGTTGGCGCAGGAGGCGTCCTTGCCAGTGGGGATGCGCCTTTTGTTTCAGCCTGCTGAGGAGATTGCCCAAGGTGCCCGCTGGATGCGCTCTGACGGTGCCACTGATGGTCTCAGCGCCCTGTTTGGCGTGCATGTGTTCCCATCTTTGCCTGTGGGCACGATCGGACTGCGCAGCGGCAGCCTGACGGCTGCTGCTGGTGAATTGGAAATCGAAGTGATCGGTGAAGGCGGTCATGGCGCGCGGCCCCATCAATCCGTTGATGCGATTTGGATTGCAGCACGGGTGGTTTCGGGATTGCAGGAGGCGATCAGCCGTCGCTTGGATGCTCTTCATCCGGTGGTGGTGAGCTTCGGGAAAATCGAAGGAGGCAAGGCCTTTAACGTGATTGCCGATCGGGTCACCCTCCTCGGCACGGTGCGCTGTCTTAGCGCTGATCTCCATGAACGGTTGCCAGCTTGGATTGAGGAAACGGTCCAAGCCATTTGTGGCAGCTTTGGCGCTACCGCCCTGGTTCGCTACCGCTGCATTGCACCGCCCGTCCGCAATGATCCCGCCCTCACCGCCTTGCTAGAGCGCAGCGCCGTTGACCAATTGGGGGCCGAGAATGTGCAGCGCCTGGACCAGCCTTCGCTCGGTGCCGAGGATTTTGCAGAACTGTTGCAGGACGTTCCCGGCAGCATGTTTCGCCTGGGGGTGGCCGGTCCTGATGGATGTGCAGCGCTCCATAACGGTCATTTCAATCCTGAGGAAGGAGCCTTGGGCGTGGGAGTGCAGGTTTTAACCGCAGCGATGTTGGCTTGGACACCCACGCCATGA
- a CDS encoding DUF3188 domain-containing protein yields MSRSTRTRIHIVLSLAAPLMVLLGVSAMLQREGPDRWQALPAIVVGSGLVIHAVVGRRYRRHQLLIALRTTRSQED; encoded by the coding sequence ATGAGCCGTTCAACCCGCACCAGAATTCACATCGTTTTGTCGCTTGCGGCGCCGCTGATGGTGCTGCTCGGGGTGTCGGCGATGCTGCAGCGAGAGGGACCCGACCGCTGGCAAGCACTTCCTGCCATTGTTGTGGGATCTGGTTTGGTGATCCATGCCGTGGTGGGTCGTCGTTATCGCCGCCATCAATTGTTGATCGCCTTGCGCACCACCCGCTCTCAGGAGGATTGA